From the genome of Neodiprion pinetum isolate iyNeoPine1 chromosome 3, iyNeoPine1.2, whole genome shotgun sequence, one region includes:
- the Rilpl gene encoding RILP-like protein homolog isoform X10, whose translation MPFHLIMHSEMEEYEADVSVVDVYDIASEIGKECEKLIDVFGADSVTSLMPKVINALELLERLATKNERENTTVQELRSKISQLENDKIEKAEDRQRFEKELEQIEDHWRQESRDLVGMVTRLQDENRRLATALQESRSDSEDSGKQTFTASQEVDVAVLQRLRTMIDQQRDQIRARDRELSQKTLEIENLSGQVEKLGVVGRELRRKQRQAQMQARGLVEERADFLAQLQDQNRELINLRARLGLARKENEDLTKCQPAPDFANKAVYDLDDPDRPRFTTAELKEILHERNELKARVSDLEDELELYRPKPETGQPAIPFSKGQNYIATSPATVTNVTPVCLY comes from the exons ATGCCTTTTCATTTAATAATGCATTCAGAAATGGAAGAATACGAGGCGGACGTGTCCGTGGTGGACGTGTACGATATCGCTTCGGAAATTGGAAAGgagtgtgaaaaattgatagatGTTTTCGGGGCGGATTCTGTAACTAGTCTTATGCCAAAAGTCATCAACGCGTTAGAGCTCTTGGAACGATTAGCGACTAAAAATGAACGTGAAAATACTACTGTTCAAGAGCTCAGATCCAAGATTTCGCAGTTGgagaatgataaaattgaaaaggCAGAGGATAGGCAAAGATTTGAAAAG GAATTGGAACAAATCGAGGATCATTGGCGACAAGAATCGCGAGACTTGGTGGGTATGGTAACTAGACTACAAGACGAGAATCGCCGGCTAGCTACAGCCTTGCAAGAATCGCGTAGCGACAGTGAGGACAGCGGTAAACAAA CATTCACTGCTAGTCAAGAGGTAGATGTTGCGGTACTGCAACGTTTAAGAACCATGATCGATCAACAAAGGGACCAAATTCGAGCTAGGGATAGAGAACTGTCTCAAAAAActttggaaattgaaaat TTAAGTGGTCAAGTTGAAAAACTAGGCGTTGTGGGCCGAGAATTAAGACGTAAACAGCGTCAGGCACAAATGCAAGCTAGAGGACTTGTTGAAGAACGAGCAGATTTTCTTGCCCAACTTCAAGACCAGAATCGAGAACTAATTAATCTTCGAGCACGTCTTGGTCTAGCTAGAAAGGAAAATGAGGACCTAACAAAGTGCCAGCCAGCTCCTGATTTTGCTAACAAAGCAGTATACGATTTGGATGACCCAGACCGGCCTAGATTTACCACTGCTGAACTCAAAGAAATCTTACATGAAAGGAATGAACTAAAAGCTAGAGTTTCCGACCTGGAGGATGAGCTTGAACTCTACCGCCCTAAGCCTGAGAC TGGGCAACCCGCGATTCCATTTAGTAAAGGACAGAATTACATCGCTACTTCTCCTGCCACAGTGACTAATGTTACTCC TGTTTGTTTATATTAG
- the Rilpl gene encoding RILP-like protein homolog isoform X1, with the protein MPFHLIMHSEMEEYEADVSVVDVYDIASEIGKECEKLIDVFGADSVTSLMPKVINALELLERLATKNERENTTVQELRSKISQLENDKIEKAEDRQRFEKELEQIEDHWRQESRDLVGMVTRLQDENRRLATALQESRSDSEDSGKQTFTASQEVDVAVLQRLRTMIDQQRDQIRARDRELSQKTLEIENLSGQVEKLGVVGRELRRKQRQAQMQARGLVEERADFLAQLQDQNRELINLRARLGLARKENEDLTKCQPAPDFANKAVYDLDDPDRPRFTTAELKEILHERNELKARVSDLEDELELYRPKPETYVEMLTLSSTLTIAKLLWSYYIIFNYSRTLSCASPYSGQPAIPFSKGQNYIATSPATVTNVTPPEDDKDAPVQGPLPFEPDDAPWKKSSESGIRKFFRKIFSESSGSFLGSSSPRRSLSSLSKMALSGNGASDTSI; encoded by the exons ATGCCTTTTCATTTAATAATGCATTCAGAAATGGAAGAATACGAGGCGGACGTGTCCGTGGTGGACGTGTACGATATCGCTTCGGAAATTGGAAAGgagtgtgaaaaattgatagatGTTTTCGGGGCGGATTCTGTAACTAGTCTTATGCCAAAAGTCATCAACGCGTTAGAGCTCTTGGAACGATTAGCGACTAAAAATGAACGTGAAAATACTACTGTTCAAGAGCTCAGATCCAAGATTTCGCAGTTGgagaatgataaaattgaaaaggCAGAGGATAGGCAAAGATTTGAAAAG GAATTGGAACAAATCGAGGATCATTGGCGACAAGAATCGCGAGACTTGGTGGGTATGGTAACTAGACTACAAGACGAGAATCGCCGGCTAGCTACAGCCTTGCAAGAATCGCGTAGCGACAGTGAGGACAGCGGTAAACAAA CATTCACTGCTAGTCAAGAGGTAGATGTTGCGGTACTGCAACGTTTAAGAACCATGATCGATCAACAAAGGGACCAAATTCGAGCTAGGGATAGAGAACTGTCTCAAAAAActttggaaattgaaaat TTAAGTGGTCAAGTTGAAAAACTAGGCGTTGTGGGCCGAGAATTAAGACGTAAACAGCGTCAGGCACAAATGCAAGCTAGAGGACTTGTTGAAGAACGAGCAGATTTTCTTGCCCAACTTCAAGACCAGAATCGAGAACTAATTAATCTTCGAGCACGTCTTGGTCTAGCTAGAAAGGAAAATGAGGACCTAACAAAGTGCCAGCCAGCTCCTGATTTTGCTAACAAAGCAGTATACGATTTGGATGACCCAGACCGGCCTAGATTTACCACTGCTGAACTCAAAGAAATCTTACATGAAAGGAATGAACTAAAAGCTAGAGTTTCCGACCTGGAGGATGAGCTTGAACTCTACCGCCCTAAGCCTGAGACGTACGTCGAGATGTTAACGCTATCTAGCACA CTAACCATAGCCAAATTATTATGgtcatattatattattttcaactacTCCAGGACCTTGAGTTGTGCAAGCCCGTATag TGGGCAACCCGCGATTCCATTTAGTAAAGGACAGAATTACATCGCTACTTCTCCTGCCACAGTGACTAATGTTACTCC CCCCGAAGATGACAAAGATGCACCAGTACAAGGACCATTACCCTTCGAGCCAGATGATGCACCTTGGAAAAAGTCATCAGAATCTGGGATTCGCAAATT CTTCCgcaaaatattttctgaaagCAGTGGCAGTTTTTTAGGCAGTAGCAGCCCAAGGAGAAGTCTTTCTAGTCTCTCCAAAATGGCATTGTCTGGCAATGGTGCAAGTGATACATCGATTTAA
- the Rilpl gene encoding RILP-like protein homolog isoform X4 has product MPFHLIMHSEMEEYEADVSVVDVYDIASEIGKECEKLIDVFGADSVTSLMPKVINALELLERLATKNERENTTVQELRSKISQLENDKIEKAEDRQRFEKELEQIEDHWRQESRDLVGMVTRLQDENRRLATALQESRSDSEDSGKQTFTASQEVDVAVLQRLRTMIDQQRDQIRARDRELSQKTLEIENLSGQVEKLGVVGRELRRKQRQAQMQARGLVEERADFLAQLQDQNRELINLRARLGLARKENEDLTKCQPAPDFANKAVYDLDDPDRPRFTTAELKEILHERNELKARVSDLEDELELYRPKPETTLSCASPYSGQPAIPFSKGQNYIATSPATVTNVTPPEDDKDAPVQGPLPFEPDDAPWKKSSESGIRKFFRKIFSESSGSFLGSSSPRRSLSSLSKMALSGNGASDTSI; this is encoded by the exons ATGCCTTTTCATTTAATAATGCATTCAGAAATGGAAGAATACGAGGCGGACGTGTCCGTGGTGGACGTGTACGATATCGCTTCGGAAATTGGAAAGgagtgtgaaaaattgatagatGTTTTCGGGGCGGATTCTGTAACTAGTCTTATGCCAAAAGTCATCAACGCGTTAGAGCTCTTGGAACGATTAGCGACTAAAAATGAACGTGAAAATACTACTGTTCAAGAGCTCAGATCCAAGATTTCGCAGTTGgagaatgataaaattgaaaaggCAGAGGATAGGCAAAGATTTGAAAAG GAATTGGAACAAATCGAGGATCATTGGCGACAAGAATCGCGAGACTTGGTGGGTATGGTAACTAGACTACAAGACGAGAATCGCCGGCTAGCTACAGCCTTGCAAGAATCGCGTAGCGACAGTGAGGACAGCGGTAAACAAA CATTCACTGCTAGTCAAGAGGTAGATGTTGCGGTACTGCAACGTTTAAGAACCATGATCGATCAACAAAGGGACCAAATTCGAGCTAGGGATAGAGAACTGTCTCAAAAAActttggaaattgaaaat TTAAGTGGTCAAGTTGAAAAACTAGGCGTTGTGGGCCGAGAATTAAGACGTAAACAGCGTCAGGCACAAATGCAAGCTAGAGGACTTGTTGAAGAACGAGCAGATTTTCTTGCCCAACTTCAAGACCAGAATCGAGAACTAATTAATCTTCGAGCACGTCTTGGTCTAGCTAGAAAGGAAAATGAGGACCTAACAAAGTGCCAGCCAGCTCCTGATTTTGCTAACAAAGCAGTATACGATTTGGATGACCCAGACCGGCCTAGATTTACCACTGCTGAACTCAAAGAAATCTTACATGAAAGGAATGAACTAAAAGCTAGAGTTTCCGACCTGGAGGATGAGCTTGAACTCTACCGCCCTAAGCCTGAGAC GACCTTGAGTTGTGCAAGCCCGTATag TGGGCAACCCGCGATTCCATTTAGTAAAGGACAGAATTACATCGCTACTTCTCCTGCCACAGTGACTAATGTTACTCC CCCCGAAGATGACAAAGATGCACCAGTACAAGGACCATTACCCTTCGAGCCAGATGATGCACCTTGGAAAAAGTCATCAGAATCTGGGATTCGCAAATT CTTCCgcaaaatattttctgaaagCAGTGGCAGTTTTTTAGGCAGTAGCAGCCCAAGGAGAAGTCTTTCTAGTCTCTCCAAAATGGCATTGTCTGGCAATGGTGCAAGTGATACATCGATTTAA
- the Rilpl gene encoding RILP-like protein homolog isoform X2 produces the protein MPFHLIMHSEMEEYEADVSVVDVYDIASEIGKECEKLIDVFGADSVTSLMPKVINALELLERLATKNERENTTVQELRSKISQLENDKIEKAEDRQRFEKELEQIEDHWRQESRDLVGMVTRLQDENRRLATALQESRSDSEDSAFTASQEVDVAVLQRLRTMIDQQRDQIRARDRELSQKTLEIENLSGQVEKLGVVGRELRRKQRQAQMQARGLVEERADFLAQLQDQNRELINLRARLGLARKENEDLTKCQPAPDFANKAVYDLDDPDRPRFTTAELKEILHERNELKARVSDLEDELELYRPKPETYVEMLTLSSTLTIAKLLWSYYIIFNYSRTLSCASPYSGQPAIPFSKGQNYIATSPATVTNVTPPEDDKDAPVQGPLPFEPDDAPWKKSSESGIRKFFRKIFSESSGSFLGSSSPRRSLSSLSKMALSGNGASDTSI, from the exons ATGCCTTTTCATTTAATAATGCATTCAGAAATGGAAGAATACGAGGCGGACGTGTCCGTGGTGGACGTGTACGATATCGCTTCGGAAATTGGAAAGgagtgtgaaaaattgatagatGTTTTCGGGGCGGATTCTGTAACTAGTCTTATGCCAAAAGTCATCAACGCGTTAGAGCTCTTGGAACGATTAGCGACTAAAAATGAACGTGAAAATACTACTGTTCAAGAGCTCAGATCCAAGATTTCGCAGTTGgagaatgataaaattgaaaaggCAGAGGATAGGCAAAGATTTGAAAAG GAATTGGAACAAATCGAGGATCATTGGCGACAAGAATCGCGAGACTTGGTGGGTATGGTAACTAGACTACAAGACGAGAATCGCCGGCTAGCTACAGCCTTGCAAGAATCGCGTAGCGACAGTGAGGACAGCG CATTCACTGCTAGTCAAGAGGTAGATGTTGCGGTACTGCAACGTTTAAGAACCATGATCGATCAACAAAGGGACCAAATTCGAGCTAGGGATAGAGAACTGTCTCAAAAAActttggaaattgaaaat TTAAGTGGTCAAGTTGAAAAACTAGGCGTTGTGGGCCGAGAATTAAGACGTAAACAGCGTCAGGCACAAATGCAAGCTAGAGGACTTGTTGAAGAACGAGCAGATTTTCTTGCCCAACTTCAAGACCAGAATCGAGAACTAATTAATCTTCGAGCACGTCTTGGTCTAGCTAGAAAGGAAAATGAGGACCTAACAAAGTGCCAGCCAGCTCCTGATTTTGCTAACAAAGCAGTATACGATTTGGATGACCCAGACCGGCCTAGATTTACCACTGCTGAACTCAAAGAAATCTTACATGAAAGGAATGAACTAAAAGCTAGAGTTTCCGACCTGGAGGATGAGCTTGAACTCTACCGCCCTAAGCCTGAGACGTACGTCGAGATGTTAACGCTATCTAGCACA CTAACCATAGCCAAATTATTATGgtcatattatattattttcaactacTCCAGGACCTTGAGTTGTGCAAGCCCGTATag TGGGCAACCCGCGATTCCATTTAGTAAAGGACAGAATTACATCGCTACTTCTCCTGCCACAGTGACTAATGTTACTCC CCCCGAAGATGACAAAGATGCACCAGTACAAGGACCATTACCCTTCGAGCCAGATGATGCACCTTGGAAAAAGTCATCAGAATCTGGGATTCGCAAATT CTTCCgcaaaatattttctgaaagCAGTGGCAGTTTTTTAGGCAGTAGCAGCCCAAGGAGAAGTCTTTCTAGTCTCTCCAAAATGGCATTGTCTGGCAATGGTGCAAGTGATACATCGATTTAA
- the Rilpl gene encoding RILP-like protein homolog isoform X6 gives MPFHLIMHSEMEEYEADVSVVDVYDIASEIGKECEKLIDVFGADSVTSLMPKVINALELLERLATKNERENTTVQELRSKISQLENDKIEKAEDRQRFEKELEQIEDHWRQESRDLVGMVTRLQDENRRLATALQESRSDSEDSGKQTFTASQEVDVAVLQRLRTMIDQQRDQIRARDRELSQKTLEIENLSGQVEKLGVVGRELRRKQRQAQMQARGLVEERADFLAQLQDQNRELINLRARLGLARKENEDLTKCQPAPDFANKAVYDLDDPDRPRFTTAELKEILHERNELKARVSDLEDELELYRPKPETTLSCASPYSPEDDKDAPVQGPLPFEPDDAPWKKSSESGIRKFFRKIFSESSGSFLGSSSPRRSLSSLSKMALSGNGASDTSI, from the exons ATGCCTTTTCATTTAATAATGCATTCAGAAATGGAAGAATACGAGGCGGACGTGTCCGTGGTGGACGTGTACGATATCGCTTCGGAAATTGGAAAGgagtgtgaaaaattgatagatGTTTTCGGGGCGGATTCTGTAACTAGTCTTATGCCAAAAGTCATCAACGCGTTAGAGCTCTTGGAACGATTAGCGACTAAAAATGAACGTGAAAATACTACTGTTCAAGAGCTCAGATCCAAGATTTCGCAGTTGgagaatgataaaattgaaaaggCAGAGGATAGGCAAAGATTTGAAAAG GAATTGGAACAAATCGAGGATCATTGGCGACAAGAATCGCGAGACTTGGTGGGTATGGTAACTAGACTACAAGACGAGAATCGCCGGCTAGCTACAGCCTTGCAAGAATCGCGTAGCGACAGTGAGGACAGCGGTAAACAAA CATTCACTGCTAGTCAAGAGGTAGATGTTGCGGTACTGCAACGTTTAAGAACCATGATCGATCAACAAAGGGACCAAATTCGAGCTAGGGATAGAGAACTGTCTCAAAAAActttggaaattgaaaat TTAAGTGGTCAAGTTGAAAAACTAGGCGTTGTGGGCCGAGAATTAAGACGTAAACAGCGTCAGGCACAAATGCAAGCTAGAGGACTTGTTGAAGAACGAGCAGATTTTCTTGCCCAACTTCAAGACCAGAATCGAGAACTAATTAATCTTCGAGCACGTCTTGGTCTAGCTAGAAAGGAAAATGAGGACCTAACAAAGTGCCAGCCAGCTCCTGATTTTGCTAACAAAGCAGTATACGATTTGGATGACCCAGACCGGCCTAGATTTACCACTGCTGAACTCAAAGAAATCTTACATGAAAGGAATGAACTAAAAGCTAGAGTTTCCGACCTGGAGGATGAGCTTGAACTCTACCGCCCTAAGCCTGAGAC GACCTTGAGTTGTGCAAGCCCGTATag CCCCGAAGATGACAAAGATGCACCAGTACAAGGACCATTACCCTTCGAGCCAGATGATGCACCTTGGAAAAAGTCATCAGAATCTGGGATTCGCAAATT CTTCCgcaaaatattttctgaaagCAGTGGCAGTTTTTTAGGCAGTAGCAGCCCAAGGAGAAGTCTTTCTAGTCTCTCCAAAATGGCATTGTCTGGCAATGGTGCAAGTGATACATCGATTTAA
- the Rilpl gene encoding RILP-like protein homolog isoform X9, translated as MPFHLIMHSEMEEYEADVSVVDVYDIASEIGKECEKLIDVFGADSVTSLMPKVINALELLERLATKNERENTTVQELRSKISQLENDKIEKAEDRQRFEKELEQIEDHWRQESRDLVGMVTRLQDENRRLATALQESRSDSEDSGKQTFTASQEVDVAVLQRLRTMIDQQRDQIRARDRELSQKTLEIENLSGQVEKLGVVGRELRRKQRQAQMQARGLVEERADFLAQLQDQNRELINLRARLGLARKENEDLTKCQPAPDFANKAVYDLDDPDRPRFTTAELKEILHERNELKARVSDLEDELELYRPKPETYVEMLTLSSTARIFSPKMTKMHQYKDHYPSSQMMHLGKSHQNLGFANSSAKYFLKAVAVF; from the exons ATGCCTTTTCATTTAATAATGCATTCAGAAATGGAAGAATACGAGGCGGACGTGTCCGTGGTGGACGTGTACGATATCGCTTCGGAAATTGGAAAGgagtgtgaaaaattgatagatGTTTTCGGGGCGGATTCTGTAACTAGTCTTATGCCAAAAGTCATCAACGCGTTAGAGCTCTTGGAACGATTAGCGACTAAAAATGAACGTGAAAATACTACTGTTCAAGAGCTCAGATCCAAGATTTCGCAGTTGgagaatgataaaattgaaaaggCAGAGGATAGGCAAAGATTTGAAAAG GAATTGGAACAAATCGAGGATCATTGGCGACAAGAATCGCGAGACTTGGTGGGTATGGTAACTAGACTACAAGACGAGAATCGCCGGCTAGCTACAGCCTTGCAAGAATCGCGTAGCGACAGTGAGGACAGCGGTAAACAAA CATTCACTGCTAGTCAAGAGGTAGATGTTGCGGTACTGCAACGTTTAAGAACCATGATCGATCAACAAAGGGACCAAATTCGAGCTAGGGATAGAGAACTGTCTCAAAAAActttggaaattgaaaat TTAAGTGGTCAAGTTGAAAAACTAGGCGTTGTGGGCCGAGAATTAAGACGTAAACAGCGTCAGGCACAAATGCAAGCTAGAGGACTTGTTGAAGAACGAGCAGATTTTCTTGCCCAACTTCAAGACCAGAATCGAGAACTAATTAATCTTCGAGCACGTCTTGGTCTAGCTAGAAAGGAAAATGAGGACCTAACAAAGTGCCAGCCAGCTCCTGATTTTGCTAACAAAGCAGTATACGATTTGGATGACCCAGACCGGCCTAGATTTACCACTGCTGAACTCAAAGAAATCTTACATGAAAGGAATGAACTAAAAGCTAGAGTTTCCGACCTGGAGGATGAGCTTGAACTCTACCGCCCTAAGCCTGAGACGTACGTCGAGATGTTAACGCTATCTAGCACAGCACgtatatttt CCCCGAAGATGACAAAGATGCACCAGTACAAGGACCATTACCCTTCGAGCCAGATGATGCACCTTGGAAAAAGTCATCAGAATCTGGGATTCGCAAATT CTTCCgcaaaatattttctgaaagCAGTGGCAGTTTTTTAG
- the Rilpl gene encoding RILP-like protein homolog isoform X7 produces the protein MPFHLIMHSEMEEYEADVSVVDVYDIASEIGKECEKLIDVFGADSVTSLMPKVINALELLERLATKNERENTTVQELRSKISQLENDKIEKAEDRQRFEKELEQIEDHWRQESRDLVGMVTRLQDENRRLATALQESRSDSEDSGKQTFTASQEVDVAVLQRLRTMIDQQRDQIRARDRELSQKTLEIENLSGQVEKLGVVGRELRRKQRQAQMQARGLVEERADFLAQLQDQNRELINLRARLGLARKENEDLTKCQPAPDFANKAVYDLDDPDRPRFTTAELKEILHERNELKARVSDLEDELELYRPKPETPEDDKDAPVQGPLPFEPDDAPWKKSSESGIRKFFRKIFSESSGSFLGSSSPRRSLSSLSKMALSGNGASDTSI, from the exons ATGCCTTTTCATTTAATAATGCATTCAGAAATGGAAGAATACGAGGCGGACGTGTCCGTGGTGGACGTGTACGATATCGCTTCGGAAATTGGAAAGgagtgtgaaaaattgatagatGTTTTCGGGGCGGATTCTGTAACTAGTCTTATGCCAAAAGTCATCAACGCGTTAGAGCTCTTGGAACGATTAGCGACTAAAAATGAACGTGAAAATACTACTGTTCAAGAGCTCAGATCCAAGATTTCGCAGTTGgagaatgataaaattgaaaaggCAGAGGATAGGCAAAGATTTGAAAAG GAATTGGAACAAATCGAGGATCATTGGCGACAAGAATCGCGAGACTTGGTGGGTATGGTAACTAGACTACAAGACGAGAATCGCCGGCTAGCTACAGCCTTGCAAGAATCGCGTAGCGACAGTGAGGACAGCGGTAAACAAA CATTCACTGCTAGTCAAGAGGTAGATGTTGCGGTACTGCAACGTTTAAGAACCATGATCGATCAACAAAGGGACCAAATTCGAGCTAGGGATAGAGAACTGTCTCAAAAAActttggaaattgaaaat TTAAGTGGTCAAGTTGAAAAACTAGGCGTTGTGGGCCGAGAATTAAGACGTAAACAGCGTCAGGCACAAATGCAAGCTAGAGGACTTGTTGAAGAACGAGCAGATTTTCTTGCCCAACTTCAAGACCAGAATCGAGAACTAATTAATCTTCGAGCACGTCTTGGTCTAGCTAGAAAGGAAAATGAGGACCTAACAAAGTGCCAGCCAGCTCCTGATTTTGCTAACAAAGCAGTATACGATTTGGATGACCCAGACCGGCCTAGATTTACCACTGCTGAACTCAAAGAAATCTTACATGAAAGGAATGAACTAAAAGCTAGAGTTTCCGACCTGGAGGATGAGCTTGAACTCTACCGCCCTAAGCCTGAGAC CCCCGAAGATGACAAAGATGCACCAGTACAAGGACCATTACCCTTCGAGCCAGATGATGCACCTTGGAAAAAGTCATCAGAATCTGGGATTCGCAAATT CTTCCgcaaaatattttctgaaagCAGTGGCAGTTTTTTAGGCAGTAGCAGCCCAAGGAGAAGTCTTTCTAGTCTCTCCAAAATGGCATTGTCTGGCAATGGTGCAAGTGATACATCGATTTAA
- the Rilpl gene encoding RILP-like protein homolog isoform X8, with protein sequence MPFHLIMHSEMEEYEADVSVVDVYDIASEIGKECEKLIDVFGADSVTSLMPKVINALELLERLATKNERENTTVQELRSKISQLENDKIEKAEDRQRFEKELEQIEDHWRQESRDLVGMVTRLQDENRRLATALQESRSDSEDSGKQTFTASQEVDVAVLQRLRTMIDQQRDQIRARDRELSQKTLEIENLSGQVEKLGVVGRELRRKQRQAQMQARGLVEERADFLAQLQDQNRELINLRARLGLARKENEDLTKCQPAPDFANKAVYDLDDPDRPRFTTAELKEILHERNELKARVSDLEDELELYRPKPETYVEMLTLSSTLTIAKLLWSYYIIFNYSRTLSCASPYSGQPAIPFSKGQNYIATSPATVTNVTPVCLY encoded by the exons ATGCCTTTTCATTTAATAATGCATTCAGAAATGGAAGAATACGAGGCGGACGTGTCCGTGGTGGACGTGTACGATATCGCTTCGGAAATTGGAAAGgagtgtgaaaaattgatagatGTTTTCGGGGCGGATTCTGTAACTAGTCTTATGCCAAAAGTCATCAACGCGTTAGAGCTCTTGGAACGATTAGCGACTAAAAATGAACGTGAAAATACTACTGTTCAAGAGCTCAGATCCAAGATTTCGCAGTTGgagaatgataaaattgaaaaggCAGAGGATAGGCAAAGATTTGAAAAG GAATTGGAACAAATCGAGGATCATTGGCGACAAGAATCGCGAGACTTGGTGGGTATGGTAACTAGACTACAAGACGAGAATCGCCGGCTAGCTACAGCCTTGCAAGAATCGCGTAGCGACAGTGAGGACAGCGGTAAACAAA CATTCACTGCTAGTCAAGAGGTAGATGTTGCGGTACTGCAACGTTTAAGAACCATGATCGATCAACAAAGGGACCAAATTCGAGCTAGGGATAGAGAACTGTCTCAAAAAActttggaaattgaaaat TTAAGTGGTCAAGTTGAAAAACTAGGCGTTGTGGGCCGAGAATTAAGACGTAAACAGCGTCAGGCACAAATGCAAGCTAGAGGACTTGTTGAAGAACGAGCAGATTTTCTTGCCCAACTTCAAGACCAGAATCGAGAACTAATTAATCTTCGAGCACGTCTTGGTCTAGCTAGAAAGGAAAATGAGGACCTAACAAAGTGCCAGCCAGCTCCTGATTTTGCTAACAAAGCAGTATACGATTTGGATGACCCAGACCGGCCTAGATTTACCACTGCTGAACTCAAAGAAATCTTACATGAAAGGAATGAACTAAAAGCTAGAGTTTCCGACCTGGAGGATGAGCTTGAACTCTACCGCCCTAAGCCTGAGACGTACGTCGAGATGTTAACGCTATCTAGCACA CTAACCATAGCCAAATTATTATGgtcatattatattattttcaactacTCCAGGACCTTGAGTTGTGCAAGCCCGTATag TGGGCAACCCGCGATTCCATTTAGTAAAGGACAGAATTACATCGCTACTTCTCCTGCCACAGTGACTAATGTTACTCC TGTTTGTTTATATTAG